GCAACAGCCCGGCCCCGACCGGCGCGATCGACCGAGCGACGGTGATGCAGAGCGCGACGACGCCGTTGATCGCGCCATAGCTGGACGCGCCGAAGAGGTCGGAGACGAGCGCGGCGCGCGCCGGCGTGATCGCGCCGAACCCCGCGCCGAAGAGGATGACGAACAGGACGACGC
This is a stretch of genomic DNA from Thermomicrobiales bacterium. It encodes these proteins:
- a CDS encoding MFS transporter, translating into VVLFVILFGAGFGAITPARAALVSDLFGASSYGAINGVVALCITVARSIAPVGAGLLLVALGSYTPIIWLAAGLSGAAALAALRAR